The following are from one region of the Polaribacter marinaquae genome:
- the tgt gene encoding tRNA guanosine(34) transglycosylase Tgt, with product MKFDLKITDPKSKARAGVITTDHGEIETPIFMPVGTVGTVKGVHQTELKNEINPDIILGNTYHLYLRPGLDILEKAGGLHKFMNWDRNILTDSGGYQVYSLSGRRKINEEGVKFKSHIDGSMHHFTPENVMETQRTIGADIIMAFDECTPYPCDYNYAKRSMHMTHRWLNRCINHLDKLPYKYGFEQTFMPIVQGSTYKDLRKQSAEYIANAGQQANAIGGLSVGEPAEEMYAMTEVVTEILPEDKPRYLMGVGTPINILENIALGIDMFDCVMPTRNARNGMLFTAYGSINIKNKKWEDDFSPIDEMGITWVDTMYSKAYLRHLFAAKEMLGKQIASIHNLGFYVWLTREARKHILAGDFREWKDKMVKQMDNRL from the coding sequence ATGAAATTTGACTTAAAAATTACCGACCCAAAAAGCAAGGCAAGAGCAGGAGTAATAACTACTGATCACGGAGAAATAGAAACGCCTATTTTTATGCCTGTGGGAACTGTTGGAACCGTAAAAGGAGTTCATCAAACAGAATTAAAAAACGAAATAAATCCTGATATTATATTAGGTAACACATATCATTTATATTTAAGACCTGGTTTAGATATTTTAGAAAAAGCAGGTGGTTTGCACAAGTTTATGAACTGGGATAGAAATATCTTAACAGATTCTGGTGGTTACCAAGTGTATTCTTTGTCTGGTAGAAGAAAAATTAACGAAGAAGGTGTAAAGTTTAAGAGTCATATAGATGGTTCTATGCATCATTTTACACCAGAAAACGTTATGGAAACACAACGAACTATTGGTGCAGATATTATAATGGCTTTTGATGAGTGTACACCTTATCCTTGTGATTATAATTATGCAAAAAGATCGATGCACATGACGCATAGGTGGTTAAACAGATGTATAAATCACTTAGATAAATTACCATATAAATATGGTTTCGAACAAACTTTTATGCCAATTGTACAAGGTAGTACGTATAAAGATTTAAGAAAACAATCTGCAGAGTATATTGCAAATGCAGGTCAGCAAGCAAATGCAATTGGTGGTTTATCTGTAGGTGAACCTGCCGAAGAAATGTATGCGATGACAGAAGTTGTAACAGAAATTTTACCAGAAGACAAGCCACGTTATTTAATGGGTGTTGGTACGCCAATTAATATTTTAGAAAATATAGCTTTAGGTATCGATATGTTCGATTGTGTTATGCCTACTAGAAATGCTAGAAATGGTATGCTATTTACTGCTTATGGTTCTATAAATATTAAGAATAAAAAGTGGGAAGACGATTTTTCTCCGATAGATGAAATGGGAATTACTTGGGTAGATACAATGTACTCTAAAGCATATTTACGTCATTTATTTGCTGCAAAAGAAATGTTAGGTAAACAAATTGCTTCTATACATAATTTAGGATTTTATGTTTGGTTAACTAGAGAGGCAAGAAAACATATTTTAGCAGGAGATTTTAGAGAGTGGAAAGATAAAATGGTAAAACAAATGGACAATAGATTGTAA
- the gyrA gene encoding DNA gyrase subunit A, translating into MADGEKLIPINIEEQMKSAYIDYSMSVIVSRALPDVRDGLKPVHRRVLYGMHELGIKATGAYKKSARIVGEVLGKYHPHGDISVYDSMVRMAQDWSVRYMMVDGQGNFGSVDGDSPAAMRYTEVRMQKISEEMLADIEKDTVDHQLNFDDTLQEPTVLPTRIPNLLVNGASGIAVGMATNMAPHNLTEVINGTVAYIDNRNIEIDELMQHITAPDFPTGGIIYGYDGVRDAFHTGRGRIVMRAKAVIEEVKGRECIIVTEIPYQVNKADMIKKTADLVNEKKLEGIANIRDESDRNGMRIVYVLKRDAIPNIVLNKLFKYTQLQTSFSVNNIALVKGRPEQLNLKQLIHYFVEHRHEVIVRRTEFLLKKAEARAHILEGLIIASDNIDEVIKIIRASSNADQARESLIERFELTEIQAKAIVEMRLRQLTGLEQDKLRAEYDEIMLTITDLKDILANEPRRYQIIKDELLLIKDKYGDERRSIIEYAGGDMKIEDMIPNTKVVVTISNAGYLKRTNLEEYKVQNRGGRGQKGATTRNEDFLEHLFVGTNHQYMMFFTQKGKVFWMRVYEIPEGGKNTKGRAMQNLINIEQDDKVKAFLVTQDLKDEEYINSHYVIMATKKGQVKKTSLEQYSRPRTNGINAITIKEGDELLEAKLTTGDSQVMLALKSGKSIRFEEAKTRPMGRTASGVRGITLQHENDEVVGMVAVNDMESNILVVSEKGYGKRSKLDDYRVTNRGGKGVKTLNTSEKTGDLVAIKNVDDSNDLMIINKSGLTIRMAVEDLRVMGRATQGVRLINIKDSDSIAAVAKVAHDEEVDEEENAEEIKNGTEIENDSSENQE; encoded by the coding sequence ATGGCAGACGGAGAAAAGTTAATTCCGATTAACATTGAAGAGCAGATGAAATCTGCATACATCGATTACTCGATGTCAGTTATTGTTTCAAGAGCATTACCAGATGTAAGAGATGGTTTAAAACCAGTGCATAGAAGGGTTTTGTATGGTATGCATGAACTAGGAATTAAAGCAACAGGGGCTTATAAGAAATCAGCAAGAATTGTTGGAGAAGTATTAGGTAAATATCACCCACACGGTGATATATCTGTATATGATTCTATGGTGAGAATGGCGCAAGATTGGAGTGTGCGTTATATGATGGTAGATGGGCAAGGTAACTTTGGTTCTGTTGATGGAGATTCTCCGGCAGCAATGCGTTATACAGAGGTTAGAATGCAAAAAATATCAGAAGAAATGTTAGCTGATATTGAAAAGGACACTGTAGATCATCAATTAAATTTTGATGATACTTTACAAGAACCTACTGTTTTACCAACGCGAATTCCTAATTTATTAGTAAACGGTGCTTCTGGTATTGCTGTAGGTATGGCAACAAATATGGCGCCACACAACTTAACAGAAGTAATTAACGGTACTGTAGCTTATATTGATAATAGAAATATAGAGATAGACGAGTTAATGCAGCATATTACTGCGCCAGATTTTCCTACAGGTGGTATCATTTATGGTTATGATGGTGTAAGAGATGCTTTTCATACAGGTAGAGGTCGTATAGTAATGCGTGCTAAAGCTGTTATAGAAGAAGTAAAAGGACGTGAATGTATTATTGTTACCGAGATTCCTTATCAGGTTAACAAAGCAGACATGATTAAGAAAACTGCTGATTTAGTAAACGAAAAGAAATTAGAAGGTATTGCTAATATTCGTGACGAATCAGATAGAAATGGTATGCGAATTGTTTATGTTTTAAAACGTGATGCCATTCCTAACATCGTCTTAAATAAATTATTTAAATACACACAGCTTCAAACTTCTTTTAGTGTAAACAATATTGCATTGGTAAAAGGAAGACCAGAGCAACTAAATTTAAAGCAATTAATACATTATTTTGTAGAGCACAGGCATGAAGTAATTGTACGTAGAACAGAGTTTTTACTTAAAAAAGCAGAGGCTAGAGCACATATTTTAGAAGGATTAATAATTGCTTCGGATAATATTGACGAAGTAATAAAAATTATTAGAGCTTCTAGTAATGCAGATCAAGCTAGAGAAAGTTTAATTGAAAGATTTGAATTGACAGAGATTCAAGCCAAGGCAATTGTAGAGATGCGATTACGTCAATTAACAGGTCTAGAACAAGATAAGTTACGTGCAGAGTACGATGAAATCATGTTAACTATTACAGATTTAAAAGATATTCTTGCAAACGAACCAAGACGTTATCAGATAATTAAAGACGAGCTTCTTTTAATAAAAGATAAATATGGTGATGAGCGTAGATCTATCATCGAATATGCTGGTGGAGATATGAAAATTGAAGACATGATACCTAATACAAAGGTTGTTGTTACAATTTCTAATGCTGGTTATTTAAAAAGAACAAACTTAGAAGAATATAAAGTTCAGAATAGAGGAGGTAGAGGTCAAAAAGGAGCAACTACAAGAAATGAAGATTTCTTAGAACATTTATTTGTAGGTACAAACCACCAATATATGATGTTCTTTACTCAAAAAGGTAAAGTCTTTTGGATGCGTGTTTATGAGATTCCAGAAGGTGGTAAAAACACAAAAGGTAGAGCGATGCAAAACCTTATTAATATCGAACAAGACGATAAGGTTAAAGCATTCTTAGTTACTCAAGATTTAAAAGACGAAGAGTATATTAATAGTCATTATGTCATAATGGCAACTAAAAAAGGTCAGGTTAAGAAAACTTCATTGGAACAATATTCTAGACCAAGAACTAATGGTATTAATGCAATTACTATTAAAGAAGGTGATGAGCTATTAGAAGCTAAATTAACTACTGGAGATAGCCAAGTTATGTTAGCATTAAAATCTGGAAAGTCAATCCGTTTTGAAGAAGCTAAAACTCGTCCGATGGGAAGAACAGCTTCTGGTGTAAGAGGTATTACACTTCAACATGAAAATGATGAAGTAGTAGGTATGGTTGCTGTAAACGATATGGAAAGTAATATACTAGTTGTTTCTGAAAAAGGATACGGAAAGCGTTCTAAATTAGATGACTATAGAGTTACAAATAGAGGAGGTAAAGGTGTTAAAACTTTAAATACTTCAGAAAAAACAGGAGATTTAGTTGCAATCAAAAACGTAGACGATTCTAACGATTTAATGATTATTAATAAATCTGGTTTAACCATAAGAATGGCTGTAGAAGATTTAAGAGTTATGGGACGTGCAACGCAAGGTGTTCGTTTAATTAATATTAAAGATTCTGATAGCATTGCAGCAGTTGCTAAAGTTGCTCATGATGAAGAAGTAGACGAAGAAGAAAATGCCGAAGAAATAAAAAATGGCACGGAAATTGAAAATGATTCAAGTGAAAATCAAGAATAA
- a CDS encoding TlpA family protein disulfide reductase, translating to MKKISIIIIAVFALASCTKEHSKDYLTLSGKLENNKDSILTITGQQGPVKSITINNDGTFKDTLNIENAAVYTLSTSPAKRAPIYLKNGFDIKLNGDSENFMSSFKFSGQGADNSNFILAQITESQKIGNPTLLLELNENDFKNKIASIKSNYDSILNSYKDIDTTLVKMVDSQTNQMITYFNQAYEKNKAMAKGTISPKFVDYADYKGGKKSLDSFKGKFVYIDVWATWCGPCIQQIPYLKSLEKEYHGKNIEFISISTDEYRRSGGSWEAAEKKWKDFVKAKQLSGVQLWAGKDISFQQEYQINSIPRFILIDPQGKIVNSDAPRPSEPRLKELFTSLGI from the coding sequence ATGAAAAAAATTAGCATCATAATCATCGCTGTTTTTGCACTTGCTTCTTGTACTAAAGAACATTCTAAAGATTATTTAACGCTTTCTGGAAAGTTAGAAAATAATAAAGATTCTATTTTAACAATTACAGGTCAACAAGGTCCCGTAAAAAGCATTACAATTAATAACGATGGTACTTTTAAAGATACTTTAAATATAGAAAACGCTGCAGTGTACACTCTTAGTACTAGTCCTGCAAAAAGAGCTCCTATTTATTTAAAAAACGGATTTGATATTAAGTTAAATGGAGACTCTGAAAATTTTATGTCTAGTTTTAAGTTCTCTGGACAAGGTGCTGATAATAGTAATTTTATTTTAGCTCAGATTACAGAAAGTCAAAAAATTGGAAATCCTACGTTACTATTAGAATTAAATGAAAATGATTTTAAAAACAAAATAGCTTCTATTAAATCTAATTACGATAGTATTTTAAACTCTTATAAAGACATAGATACTACATTGGTAAAAATGGTAGATAGTCAAACCAATCAAATGATTACTTATTTTAACCAAGCTTATGAAAAAAACAAAGCTATGGCTAAAGGAACTATTTCACCAAAATTTGTTGATTATGCAGATTACAAAGGCGGTAAAAAATCTTTAGACTCTTTTAAAGGGAAATTTGTTTATATAGATGTTTGGGCTACTTGGTGCGGACCTTGTATTCAACAAATTCCTTATCTAAAATCTTTAGAAAAAGAATATCACGGTAAAAATATAGAATTTATAAGTATTTCTACGGATGAATACAGAAGAAGTGGCGGATCTTGGGAAGCAGCAGAAAAGAAATGGAAAGATTTTGTAAAAGCAAAACAGTTATCTGGTGTGCAACTTTGGGCAGGTAAAGACATATCTTTTCAACAAGAATATCAGATAAATTCGATTCCTAGATTTATATTAATAGATCCTCAAGGTAAAATTGTAAATTCTGATGCACCTAGACCATCAGAACCAAGATTAAAAGAATTATTTACTTCTTTAGGTATTTAA
- a CDS encoding DMT family transporter — MQESKLKNYLLLHLIVFIWGFTAILGALITIDAIPLVWYRMLLAVIFIAIYFLWKKKSFRVNKKGLLKFLFTGIVIALHWVFFFKAIKVSNVSVALVTMSTGAFFASLIEPIFFRRKINTLEIFLGLLVIGGLYIIFNFESQYKLGIIYALIASFLSALFAVLNGLYIKKYTADVISFYQLFFGVAFITVYLLITNGFSIAFFQIETSDWLYLLILSSICTAYAFIASVEVMKYLSPYTVMLTINLEPIYAIILALIIFGDKEQMSNTFYLGAFIVLFVVLLNGILKNRKTLKDKIQQKLKKKKVI, encoded by the coding sequence ATGCAAGAAAGTAAATTAAAAAACTATTTATTACTACACCTCATTGTCTTTATTTGGGGGTTTACCGCAATTTTAGGTGCGCTAATAACTATTGATGCAATTCCTTTGGTTTGGTATAGAATGTTATTGGCGGTAATTTTTATTGCAATTTATTTTCTTTGGAAGAAAAAATCATTCAGAGTCAATAAAAAAGGGCTTTTAAAATTTTTATTTACAGGAATTGTAATTGCCTTACACTGGGTATTTTTTTTCAAAGCTATAAAAGTTTCTAATGTATCTGTTGCACTGGTAACCATGAGTACAGGTGCATTTTTTGCATCATTAATAGAACCTATATTTTTTAGGAGAAAAATAAATACTTTAGAGATTTTTTTAGGATTATTAGTCATAGGTGGGTTGTATATTATATTCAATTTCGAAAGTCAATATAAATTAGGTATTATTTACGCGTTAATTGCCTCTTTTTTAAGTGCACTATTTGCTGTTTTAAACGGTTTGTACATTAAAAAATACACTGCGGATGTTATTTCGTTCTACCAATTATTTTTTGGCGTTGCTTTTATTACTGTATACTTATTAATAACTAACGGATTTTCTATTGCCTTTTTTCAAATTGAAACTTCAGACTGGTTGTACCTTTTAATTTTAAGTAGTATTTGCACTGCTTATGCTTTTATTGCTTCTGTTGAAGTAATGAAATATCTCTCTCCTTATACCGTAATGCTTACAATAAATTTAGAACCTATTTATGCAATTATTTTAGCTTTAATAATTTTTGGTGATAAAGAGCAAATGAGTAACACCTTTTATTTAGGAGCTTTTATAGTCTTGTTTGTAGTATTATTAAATGGTATTTTAAAAAATAGAAAGACATTAAAAGATAAGATTCAGCAAAAACTGAAAAAGAAAAAAGTAATTTAA
- a CDS encoding ATP-dependent Clp protease ATP-binding subunit — translation MDDNFSPKVRDVIAFSKQEALRLGHEFIGTEHLLLGLIRKGEGKAMEILTAFDVDTILLRKKLEQLNPVDPTFAETSEKQSLHLTRQAEKALKTTFLEAKLYQSESIDTAHLLLCILRNENDPTTKLIQKYHVNYDEAKALYKQLHVDDEDLPNNPIAETPSDDEFASEKQNPFDQPQKGKNVKKSKTPVLDNFGRDLTDLAEKGKLDPVVGRQKEIERVSQILSRRKKNNPMLIGEPGVGKSAIAEGLALRIVERKVSRILFDKRLVSLDLASLVAGTKYRGQFEERMKALMNELEKNDDIILFIDEIHTIVGAGGATGSLDASNMLKPALARGEIQCIGATTLDEYRTNIEKDGALERRFQKVIVDPTSVEETIQILHNIKTKYEEHHHVNYTDEALEACVKLTNRYMTDRYLPDKAIDALDEAGSRIHITNIVVPQQILELETKLELIRERKTKAVNGQKYEEAAKLRDDEKNIEAALDSAQKQWEDDSKLNREIVTEDNVAEVVSMMTGIPVNRVAEAETHKLNELPQLIKGKVIGQDIAVSKVVKAIQRNRVGLKDPNKPIGSFIFLGQTGVGKTQLAKVLAKELFDSDDSLIRIDMSEYMEKFAISRLIGAPPGYVGYEEGGQLTEKVRRKPYSVVLLDEIEKAHPDVFNMLLQILDDGYITDSLGRKIDFRNTIIIMTSNIGARQLKDFGGGVGFGTSSKKEQADAHAKSVIEGALKKSFAPEFLNRIDDVIVFNALEREDIHSIIDIELDKLLRRISDLGYTLQLSEKAKDYIADKGFDKKYGARPLKRAIQKYIEDALAEEIVNSKLNEGDTISMDLDEKENKLNIKIQKGKIEPEQESETES, via the coding sequence ATGGACGATAATTTTTCACCGAAGGTAAGAGATGTAATAGCATTCAGTAAACAAGAAGCGCTAAGATTAGGGCATGAATTTATTGGAACAGAACATTTGTTATTAGGTTTAATAAGAAAAGGAGAAGGAAAAGCAATGGAAATTTTAACTGCATTTGATGTAGATACTATTTTATTGCGTAAAAAGTTAGAACAACTAAACCCAGTTGATCCTACTTTTGCAGAAACTTCTGAGAAACAAAGTTTACATTTAACTAGACAAGCAGAAAAAGCTCTAAAAACAACTTTTTTAGAAGCAAAGCTATATCAAAGCGAATCTATAGATACTGCACATTTACTTTTATGTATTTTAAGAAACGAAAATGACCCAACTACTAAGTTGATTCAGAAATACCACGTTAATTACGATGAAGCGAAAGCTTTATATAAACAACTGCATGTAGATGATGAAGATCTACCTAACAATCCGATAGCAGAAACACCATCTGATGATGAATTTGCTTCTGAAAAACAAAATCCTTTTGATCAACCTCAAAAAGGAAAAAATGTTAAAAAATCAAAAACACCAGTTTTAGATAATTTTGGTAGAGATTTAACAGATTTAGCAGAAAAAGGAAAATTAGACCCTGTTGTTGGTAGACAAAAAGAAATTGAAAGAGTTTCTCAAATACTAAGTAGAAGAAAGAAAAACAACCCAATGCTTATTGGAGAACCTGGTGTTGGTAAATCTGCCATTGCAGAAGGTTTAGCTTTAAGAATTGTAGAAAGAAAAGTTTCTAGAATTTTATTTGACAAGCGTTTGGTTTCTTTAGATTTAGCAAGTTTGGTTGCGGGCACAAAATACCGTGGTCAGTTTGAAGAACGTATGAAAGCTCTAATGAACGAACTAGAAAAGAATGATGACATTATTCTTTTTATAGACGAAATTCATACAATAGTTGGCGCAGGTGGCGCTACAGGCTCTTTAGACGCTTCTAATATGTTAAAACCAGCCTTGGCTCGTGGAGAAATACAATGTATTGGTGCTACTACTTTAGATGAGTATAGAACAAATATCGAAAAAGATGGCGCATTAGAGCGTCGTTTTCAAAAGGTAATTGTAGACCCAACATCTGTAGAAGAAACAATACAGATTTTACACAACATAAAAACGAAGTACGAAGAACATCATCATGTAAATTATACAGATGAAGCTTTAGAGGCTTGTGTAAAATTAACTAACAGATATATGACTGATAGATATTTGCCAGATAAAGCTATTGATGCTTTAGATGAAGCTGGATCTAGAATTCACATCACAAACATTGTTGTTCCGCAACAAATTTTAGAGTTAGAAACCAAGTTAGAGCTTATTAGAGAAAGGAAAACTAAAGCTGTAAACGGGCAAAAATATGAAGAGGCTGCAAAATTAAGAGATGATGAAAAGAATATAGAGGCTGCTTTAGATTCTGCTCAAAAACAATGGGAAGATGACTCTAAGTTAAATAGAGAAATTGTAACCGAAGATAATGTTGCAGAAGTTGTTTCTATGATGACAGGCATACCTGTAAATAGAGTTGCAGAAGCAGAAACACATAAATTAAACGAATTACCTCAGCTTATAAAAGGCAAGGTAATTGGGCAAGATATTGCTGTATCTAAAGTTGTTAAAGCAATTCAAAGAAATAGAGTTGGATTAAAAGATCCTAACAAACCAATTGGTTCTTTTATTTTCTTAGGACAAACTGGTGTTGGTAAAACGCAATTAGCAAAAGTTTTAGCAAAAGAATTATTCGATTCTGATGATTCTTTAATTAGAATTGACATGAGTGAGTACATGGAAAAATTTGCTATTTCTCGTTTAATTGGTGCACCTCCGGGATATGTTGGTTATGAAGAGGGTGGTCAATTAACAGAAAAAGTTAGAAGAAAACCTTATTCTGTTGTTCTTTTAGATGAAATTGAAAAAGCGCATCCAGATGTGTTTAACATGTTGCTTCAAATTTTAGATGACGGTTATATTACTGATAGTTTAGGAAGAAAAATTGATTTTAGAAATACAATCATCATTATGACTTCTAACATTGGTGCTAGACAATTAAAAGATTTTGGTGGCGGAGTAGGTTTTGGTACCTCTTCTAAAAAAGAACAAGCAGATGCACATGCAAAATCTGTAATTGAGGGCGCTTTAAAGAAATCTTTTGCACCAGAATTTTTAAATAGAATAGATGATGTAATTGTATTTAACGCTCTAGAAAGAGAAGATATACACTCGATTATAGATATCGAATTAGATAAACTATTACGTAGAATATCAGATTTAGGTTATACATTACAATTAAGCGAAAAAGCAAAAGATTATATTGCTGACAAAGGTTTTGATAAGAAGTATGGTGCTAGACCACTTAAAAGAGCAATTCAGAAATACATTGAAGATGCTCTAGCTGAAGAAATTGTAAATTCTAAACTAAATGAAGGAGATACAATTTCTATGGATCTTGATGAAAAAGAAAATAAATTAAATATCAAGATACAAAAAGGAAAAATAGAACCAGAACAAGAATCTGAAACAGAATCATAA
- a CDS encoding LptF/LptG family permease: MKIIDWYILKRFLVTFLFTLLILIPIAIAIDVSEKIDNFLEHPDLGFNEILNDYYLNFTIYYTNTFMPLALFIAVILFTSKLSNNTEIIAITNAKVSFTRFLYPYFIGATLITILSLAMNHYVVPTSSKTRKAFEKKYINNSKQINELKYVSDFSLQLTDSTYIFIRTFNTENNIGYDFNSETYDGLKLKSKLSANRLKYNVKDSTFTISTWKKRLIYKDRDSIFSGNKIDTVFSFTPRDLIYKSAFAQEMPSNELMKFIDISKKRGVKNLNAYLVELYKRTSLPVASYILTIIAVALAFRKRRGGTGVNLAIGVGIMFLYVFFMKVGEVLGSVAGVNSITYVWIPNILFGAVAVYLYLNARK; encoded by the coding sequence TTGAAAATAATAGATTGGTACATATTAAAAAGGTTTTTAGTAACATTTTTGTTTACATTATTAATCTTAATTCCGATAGCAATAGCTATTGATGTTTCTGAGAAAATAGACAATTTTTTAGAACATCCAGATTTAGGATTCAATGAGATTTTAAATGATTATTACTTAAATTTTACAATATATTATACCAATACTTTTATGCCTCTGGCATTGTTTATTGCTGTAATTTTATTTACATCAAAATTATCTAATAACACAGAAATTATAGCAATTACAAATGCTAAAGTTTCTTTTACTCGTTTTTTATATCCATATTTTATAGGAGCCACTTTAATTACTATTTTATCATTGGCTATGAATCATTATGTGGTGCCAACAAGTAGTAAAACAAGAAAAGCTTTCGAAAAGAAATATATCAATAACTCAAAACAAATTAACGAGTTAAAATATGTGTCAGATTTTAGTTTACAATTAACAGATAGCACGTATATATTTATAAGAACGTTTAATACAGAAAATAATATAGGTTACGATTTTAACTCAGAAACTTATGATGGGTTAAAATTAAAGTCAAAATTATCTGCAAACAGATTAAAATATAATGTAAAAGATTCAACCTTTACAATTAGTACCTGGAAAAAAAGATTGATTTATAAAGATAGAGATAGTATTTTTTCTGGTAATAAGATAGATACAGTTTTTAGTTTTACACCAAGAGATTTAATCTATAAATCTGCTTTTGCACAAGAAATGCCATCTAACGAATTGATGAAATTTATAGATATTTCTAAAAAAAGAGGTGTTAAAAACCTTAATGCCTATTTAGTAGAACTTTATAAAAGAACTAGTTTACCTGTTGCCTCCTATATTTTAACCATCATAGCAGTTGCTTTGGCTTTTAGAAAAAGAAGAGGTGGTACAGGCGTTAACCTAGCAATAGGAGTTGGTATTATGTTTTTGTATGTGTTTTTTATGAAAGTTGGTGAAGTATTAGGCTCTGTTGCCGGAGTAAATTCTATTACTTATGTATGGATTCCTAATATACTATTTGGTGCAGTTGCTGTTTATTTATACTTAAATGCAAGAAAGTAA
- a CDS encoding acetyl-CoA carboxylase carboxyltransferase subunit alpha: protein MEYLEFEMPIKELQDQLQKCQIIGEESEVDVTATCKKIEKKLADARKNIYKNLTPWQRVQLSRHPNRPYTLDYIKAICGDTFMELHGDRSVGDDKAMIGGLGKIGDQSFMFIGQQKGFNTKTRQYRNFGMANPEGYRKALRLMRMAEKFGIPVVTLLDTPGAYPGLEAEERGQGEAIARNIFEMTILKTPIITVVIGEGASGGALGIGVGDRVYMMENTWYTVISPESCSSILWRSWEFKEQAAEALKLTGNDMKKMKLIDGIIKEPIGGAHSDREGAFAAVQSQILAAFDELKDLSDEDLVEKRMDKYANMGVYKE, encoded by the coding sequence ATGGAATATTTAGAATTTGAAATGCCAATAAAAGAACTTCAAGATCAACTGCAAAAATGTCAGATTATTGGTGAAGAAAGTGAGGTAGATGTAACTGCTACTTGTAAAAAAATTGAAAAGAAACTAGCAGATGCTAGAAAAAATATATACAAAAACTTAACGCCTTGGCAGCGAGTACAATTATCTAGACATCCAAACAGACCTTATACTTTAGATTATATCAAGGCTATTTGTGGTGATACTTTTATGGAACTTCATGGAGATAGAAGTGTAGGTGATGATAAAGCGATGATTGGCGGATTGGGTAAAATAGGAGATCAATCTTTTATGTTTATTGGTCAGCAAAAAGGTTTCAACACAAAAACACGTCAGTATAGAAATTTTGGAATGGCTAATCCAGAAGGATATAGAAAAGCTTTACGATTAATGAGAATGGCAGAGAAATTTGGTATTCCTGTAGTAACACTTTTAGATACTCCTGGTGCATACCCTGGTTTAGAAGCGGAAGAACGCGGACAAGGGGAAGCTATTGCTAGAAATATTTTTGAAATGACAATTCTTAAAACACCAATTATAACAGTTGTTATTGGTGAAGGAGCTTCTGGTGGGGCTTTAGGAATTGGTGTTGGAGATAGAGTTTATATGATGGAAAACACTTGGTATACGGTAATTTCTCCGGAATCTTGTTCTTCTATCTTATGGAGAAGTTGGGAGTTTAAAGAACAAGCTGCAGAAGCTTTAAAACTTACCGGTAACGACATGAAGAAAATGAAATTGATAGACGGAATTATCAAAGAGCCAATTGGTGGTGCACATTCTGATAGAGAAGGCGCTTTTGCTGCTGTTCAAAGTCAAATACTAGCTGCTTTTGATGAATTGAAAGATTTATCTGATGAAGATTTAGTCGAAAAAAGAATGGATAAATATGCAAACATGGGGGTTTACAAAGAGTAA